In Pseudomonas poae, a single genomic region encodes these proteins:
- a CDS encoding 30S ribosomal protein S7 — protein MPRRRVAAKREVLDDPKYGSQILAKFMNHVMESGKKAVAERIVYGALEKVKERKNSDPLEIFEKALDAIAPLVEVKSRRVGGATYQVPVEVRPSRRNALAMRWLVDFARKRGEKSMALRLAGELLDAAEGKGAAVKKREDVHRMAEANKAFSHYRF, from the coding sequence ATGCCAAGAAGACGCGTAGCAGCCAAGCGCGAAGTGCTTGACGATCCAAAATACGGAAGCCAAATCCTGGCCAAGTTCATGAACCACGTGATGGAAAGCGGCAAGAAAGCCGTTGCCGAGCGTATCGTTTATGGCGCGCTGGAAAAGGTTAAAGAACGCAAGAACAGCGACCCCCTGGAAATCTTCGAGAAAGCTCTCGACGCCATCGCTCCGCTGGTCGAAGTGAAGTCGCGCCGTGTAGGCGGTGCTACTTACCAGGTTCCGGTTGAAGTTCGCCCGTCCCGTCGTAACGCTCTGGCAATGCGCTGGTTGGTAGACTTCGCCCGTAAGCGCGGCGAGAAGTCTATGGCTCTGCGTTTGGCTGGCGAACTGTTGGACGCTGCTGAAGGTAAAGGTGCTGCTGTTAAGAAGCGTGAAGACGTGCACCGTATGGCTGAAGCTAACAAAGCTTTCTCGCACTACCGCTTCTAA
- a CDS encoding 30S ribosomal protein S12: protein MATINQLVRQPRKRIVEKSDVPALQNCPQRRGVCTRVYTTTPKKPNSALRKVCRVRLTNGFEVSSYIGGEGHNLQEHSVVLIRGGRVKDLPGVRYHTVRGSLDTSGVKGRNQGRSKYGTKKPK from the coding sequence ATGGCAACTATCAACCAGCTGGTACGTCAGCCGCGTAAGCGTATCGTCGAGAAATCCGACGTACCTGCGCTGCAGAACTGCCCGCAACGTCGTGGCGTATGCACCCGTGTGTATACCACTACGCCGAAAAAACCTAACTCGGCACTGCGTAAAGTATGCCGTGTGCGCCTGACCAACGGTTTCGAGGTTTCCTCGTACATCGGTGGTGAAGGTCACAACCTGCAAGAACACAGCGTGGTACTGATCCGTGGCGGTCGTGTAAAAGACTTGCCAGGTGTTCGTTACCACACCGTACGCGGCTCCTTGGATACTTCCGGCGTTAAAGGTCGTAACCAGGGTCGTTCGAAGTACGGTACCAAGAAGCCTAAGTAG